One part of the Lycium ferocissimum isolate CSIRO_LF1 chromosome 8, AGI_CSIRO_Lferr_CH_V1, whole genome shotgun sequence genome encodes these proteins:
- the LOC132066091 gene encoding uncharacterized protein LOC132066091: MIIDNGANLNNHLMKDICEQFKITHKNSTAYQPQVNGAIEAAIKNIKRILRKTIDNYKNWHEQLPYALLGYRTTTRTSTGATPYLLVYGTEAVIPVEVEIPSLRIIQEAELNDAEWVKNRYEKLAMIDKKRMVADSCTDKECLEPSTSGSEPDFSKLGNLCSNESSPTKKNTKENSRRIGKDSTWSGKCFQEES; the protein is encoded by the coding sequence ATGATCATAGATAATGGTGCCAATTTGAACAACCATTTGATGAAGGACATCTGTGAGCAATTCAAGATAACCCACAAAAACTCTACCGCCTACCAGCCACAAGTGAATGGAGCTATAGAGGCTGCCATTAAGAACATCAAGAGGATCTTGAGAAAGACGATCGACAATTATaagaattggcacgagcagTTGCCTTATGCTTTGTTGGGGTACAGGACAACAACCCGAACTTCCACCGGGGCAACCCCGTACCTCCTTGTCTACGGTACAGAAGCGGTCATACCCGTAGAAGTGGAGATCCCTTCACTCAGGATCATCCAAGAGGCAGAGCTGAATGATGCAGAATGGGTCAAAAATCGCTATGAGAAATTAGCTATGATAGATAAAAAAAGAATGGTGGCGGACAGCTGTACAGACAAAGAATGTCTCGAGCCTTCAACAAGCGGGTCAGAGCCCGACTTTTCCAAATTGGGCAACTTGTGCTCAAACGAATCTTCTCCaaccaagaagaatacaaaggaaaattcgcGCCGAATTGGCAAGGACAGTACATGGTCAGGAAAGTGCTTTCAGGAGGAGTCTtag